Proteins encoded within one genomic window of Oncorhynchus tshawytscha isolate Ot180627B linkage group LG02, Otsh_v2.0, whole genome shotgun sequence:
- the LOC112267658 gene encoding bridging integrator 2 isoform X4 yields MENYTGQFHEVKERLAKRGRKLVDYDSSRHHLEALQNAKKKDDAKITKAEEEFNIAQSVFEEINKEMREELPVLYQSRIGCYVTVFQNISNLRDVFYKEMSVLNHELYSVMKKLETQHSGKAFIIKGLNSTKSKKKKSLLISAPIPCNTAFPSDHTSLQASAAPENSKETVLSSHETHTQSISEEHVSLAGEADEGTHSVLTSETSDFSDELSSNGAATPNRRSACDSDNGVGSDVASEGLNDVPEGGASEEQGPSQSVGKGQVQRSEVTGCEVTISQEALPMSTESDGPHDTEQESAPVSPENGEAPPRPAPRCSFPPSERHSFPPAEASQVEMKVEEGEGASQALQVGDAKRTGNYSNSQNPPGFLIKGVALEGHTSEDGTLQFDVEDVILMFADSEEKQESIATGVREKTCIQQGDLSDSE; encoded by the exons ATGGAGAATTACACTGGCCAGTTTCATGAAGTCAAG GAACGATTGGCCAAACGCGGTCGGAAGCTAGTAGACTACGATTCCTCACGTCACCACTTGGAGGCGCTGCAGAATGCCAAGAAGAAAGACGATGCCAAAATCACAAAG GCAGAGGAGGAGTTCAACATAGCCCAGAGTGTGTTTGAGGAAATCAAcaaagagatgagggaggagcTTCCTGTTCTCTATCAAAG CCGGATTGGCTGTTACGTGACCGTCTTTCAAAACATTTCCAACCTGAGGGATGTCTTCTATAAGGAAATGAGCGTG CTGAACCATGAGCTTTACAGTGTGATGAAGAAGCTGGAGACTCAGCATTCAGGAAAAGCGTTCATCATCAAGGGCCTCAACAG CACCAAGTCCAAGAAGAAGAAATCCCTGCTCATCTCAGCACCCATCCCCTGTAACACTGCCTTCCCCTCGGACCACACATCCCTCCAAGCATCCGCAGCCCCCGAAAACAGCAAAGAGACTGTCCTGTCCAGCCACGAGACCCACACCCAGAGCATCTCTGAGGAGCACGTTTCCCTCGCAGGAGAGGCAGATGAGGGCACTCACAGTGTCCTCACGTCAGAAACGTCCGACTTCTCAGACGAGCTTAGCTCCAACGGTGCTGCTACGCCCAACAGACGGTCGGCGTGTGACAGCGACAACGGGGTCGGAAGCGACGTTGCGTCAGAGGGTCTGAATGATGTCCCAGAGGGTGGGGCTTCAGAGGAGCAGGGCCCTAGCCAATCCGTCGGAAAAGGGCAAGTTCAAAGGTCAGAGGTGACTGGGTGTGAAGTCACAATCAGTCAGGAGGCTCTTCCAATGTCCACAGAGAGCGACGGCCCACATGACACTGAGCAGGAGAGTGCGCCTGTATCTCCAGAGAATGGGGAAGCCCCACCTCGTCCTGCTCCACGCTGCTCCTTCCCCCCCTCTGAGAGGCACTCCTTCCCTCCTGCGGAGGCCAGCCAGGTGGAGatgaaggtggaggagggagaaggggcttCCCAGGCCCTGCAGGTAGGTGATGCAAAGAGGACTGGAAATTACTCAAACTCCCAGAATCCACCTGGTTTCCTTATCAAG GGAGTGGCGCTGGAGGGTCACACTTCAGAAGACGGGACGCTGCAGTTTGATGTGGAAGACGTGATTCTCATGTTCGCCGACTCAGAGGAGaag CAGGAAAGCATAGCGACGGGGGTGAGGGAGAAGACCTGTATCCAGCAGGGAGATCTATCAGATTCAGAATGA
- the LOC112267658 gene encoding bridging integrator 2 isoform X3, whose protein sequence is MEPGAERCRWSQSEDLLWNDYEEKLTDQIVRTMENYTGQFHEVKERLAKRGRKLVDYDSSRHHLEALQNAKKKDDAKITKAEEEFNIAQSVFEEINKEMREELPVLYQSRIGCYVTVFQNISNLRDVFYKEMSVLNHELYSVMKKLETQHSGKAFIIKGLNSTKSKKKKSLLISAPIPCNTAFPSDHTSLQASAAPENSKETVLSSHETHTQSISEEHVSLAGEADEGTHSVLTSETSDFSDELSSNGAATPNRRSACDSDNGVGSDVASEGLNDVPEGGASEEQGPSQSVGKGQVQRSEVTGCEVTISQEALPMSTESDGPHDTEQESAPVSPENGEAPPRPAPRCSFPPSERHSFPPAEASQVEMKVEEGEGASQALQVGDAKRTGNYSNSQNPPGFLIKGVALEGHTSEDGTLQFDVEDVILMFADSEEKQESIATGVREKTCIQQGDLSDSE, encoded by the exons ATGGAGCCAGGTGCAGAAAGGTGCAGATGGAGCCAG AGTGAGGACTTGCTGTGGAATGATTACGAAGAGAAACTAACAGACCAAATAGTCCGCACCATGGAGAATTACACTGGCCAGTTTCATGAAGTCAAG GAACGATTGGCCAAACGCGGTCGGAAGCTAGTAGACTACGATTCCTCACGTCACCACTTGGAGGCGCTGCAGAATGCCAAGAAGAAAGACGATGCCAAAATCACAAAG GCAGAGGAGGAGTTCAACATAGCCCAGAGTGTGTTTGAGGAAATCAAcaaagagatgagggaggagcTTCCTGTTCTCTATCAAAG CCGGATTGGCTGTTACGTGACCGTCTTTCAAAACATTTCCAACCTGAGGGATGTCTTCTATAAGGAAATGAGCGTG CTGAACCATGAGCTTTACAGTGTGATGAAGAAGCTGGAGACTCAGCATTCAGGAAAAGCGTTCATCATCAAGGGCCTCAACAG CACCAAGTCCAAGAAGAAGAAATCCCTGCTCATCTCAGCACCCATCCCCTGTAACACTGCCTTCCCCTCGGACCACACATCCCTCCAAGCATCCGCAGCCCCCGAAAACAGCAAAGAGACTGTCCTGTCCAGCCACGAGACCCACACCCAGAGCATCTCTGAGGAGCACGTTTCCCTCGCAGGAGAGGCAGATGAGGGCACTCACAGTGTCCTCACGTCAGAAACGTCCGACTTCTCAGACGAGCTTAGCTCCAACGGTGCTGCTACGCCCAACAGACGGTCGGCGTGTGACAGCGACAACGGGGTCGGAAGCGACGTTGCGTCAGAGGGTCTGAATGATGTCCCAGAGGGTGGGGCTTCAGAGGAGCAGGGCCCTAGCCAATCCGTCGGAAAAGGGCAAGTTCAAAGGTCAGAGGTGACTGGGTGTGAAGTCACAATCAGTCAGGAGGCTCTTCCAATGTCCACAGAGAGCGACGGCCCACATGACACTGAGCAGGAGAGTGCGCCTGTATCTCCAGAGAATGGGGAAGCCCCACCTCGTCCTGCTCCACGCTGCTCCTTCCCCCCCTCTGAGAGGCACTCCTTCCCTCCTGCGGAGGCCAGCCAGGTGGAGatgaaggtggaggagggagaaggggcttCCCAGGCCCTGCAGGTAGGTGATGCAAAGAGGACTGGAAATTACTCAAACTCCCAGAATCCACCTGGTTTCCTTATCAAG GGAGTGGCGCTGGAGGGTCACACTTCAGAAGACGGGACGCTGCAGTTTGATGTGGAAGACGTGATTCTCATGTTCGCCGACTCAGAGGAGaag CAGGAAAGCATAGCGACGGGGGTGAGGGAGAAGACCTGTATCCAGCAGGGAGATCTATCAGATTCAGAATGA
- the LOC112267658 gene encoding bridging integrator 2 isoform X1 encodes MAENKMGQNIGAGAGILAKRVQKSLNRAQEKVMQKLGKNMETKDEQFEQYSQNLLKQQNDGGRLFKEVQAYFRAVKVMHETSKRLSQTLRDVYEPDWQGGEDLSVIMESEDLLWNDYEEKLTDQIVRTMENYTGQFHEVKERLAKRGRKLVDYDSSRHHLEALQNAKKKDDAKITKAEEEFNIAQSVFEEINKEMREELPVLYQSRIGCYVTVFQNISNLRDVFYKEMSVLNHELYSVMKKLETQHSGKAFIIKGLNSTKSKKKKSLLISAPIPCNTAFPSDHTSLQASAAPENSKETVLSSHETHTQSISEEHVSLAGEADEGTHSVLTSETSDFSDELSSNGAATPNRRSACDSDNGVGSDVASEGLNDVPEGGASEEQGPSQSVGKGQVQRSEVTGCEVTISQEALPMSTESDGPHDTEQESAPVSPENGEAPPRPAPRCSFPPSERHSFPPAEASQVEMKVEEGEGASQALQVGDAKRTGNYSNSQNPPGFLIKGVALEGHTSEDGTLQFDVEDVILMFADSEEKQESIATGVREKTCIQQGDLSDSE; translated from the exons ATGGCAGAGAACAAGATGGGGCAAAACATAGGGGCTGGGGCTGGAATTCTTGCCAAACGAGTACAAAAGTCATTGAATCGTGCTCAGGAAAAG GTCATGCAGAAGCTGGGGAAGAACATGGAGACTAAAGATGAACAGTTTGAGCAGTACTCCCAGAACCTTCTCAAACAACAG AATGATGGGGGAAGACTATTCAAAGAAGTCCAAGCGTACTTCCGTGCAGTGAAAG TGATGCATGAGACATCCAAGCGACTGTCCCAGACGTTAAGAGACGTCTACGAACCTGactggcagggaggagaggacctGTCTGTCATCATGGAG AGTGAGGACTTGCTGTGGAATGATTACGAAGAGAAACTAACAGACCAAATAGTCCGCACCATGGAGAATTACACTGGCCAGTTTCATGAAGTCAAG GAACGATTGGCCAAACGCGGTCGGAAGCTAGTAGACTACGATTCCTCACGTCACCACTTGGAGGCGCTGCAGAATGCCAAGAAGAAAGACGATGCCAAAATCACAAAG GCAGAGGAGGAGTTCAACATAGCCCAGAGTGTGTTTGAGGAAATCAAcaaagagatgagggaggagcTTCCTGTTCTCTATCAAAG CCGGATTGGCTGTTACGTGACCGTCTTTCAAAACATTTCCAACCTGAGGGATGTCTTCTATAAGGAAATGAGCGTG CTGAACCATGAGCTTTACAGTGTGATGAAGAAGCTGGAGACTCAGCATTCAGGAAAAGCGTTCATCATCAAGGGCCTCAACAG CACCAAGTCCAAGAAGAAGAAATCCCTGCTCATCTCAGCACCCATCCCCTGTAACACTGCCTTCCCCTCGGACCACACATCCCTCCAAGCATCCGCAGCCCCCGAAAACAGCAAAGAGACTGTCCTGTCCAGCCACGAGACCCACACCCAGAGCATCTCTGAGGAGCACGTTTCCCTCGCAGGAGAGGCAGATGAGGGCACTCACAGTGTCCTCACGTCAGAAACGTCCGACTTCTCAGACGAGCTTAGCTCCAACGGTGCTGCTACGCCCAACAGACGGTCGGCGTGTGACAGCGACAACGGGGTCGGAAGCGACGTTGCGTCAGAGGGTCTGAATGATGTCCCAGAGGGTGGGGCTTCAGAGGAGCAGGGCCCTAGCCAATCCGTCGGAAAAGGGCAAGTTCAAAGGTCAGAGGTGACTGGGTGTGAAGTCACAATCAGTCAGGAGGCTCTTCCAATGTCCACAGAGAGCGACGGCCCACATGACACTGAGCAGGAGAGTGCGCCTGTATCTCCAGAGAATGGGGAAGCCCCACCTCGTCCTGCTCCACGCTGCTCCTTCCCCCCCTCTGAGAGGCACTCCTTCCCTCCTGCGGAGGCCAGCCAGGTGGAGatgaaggtggaggagggagaaggggcttCCCAGGCCCTGCAGGTAGGTGATGCAAAGAGGACTGGAAATTACTCAAACTCCCAGAATCCACCTGGTTTCCTTATCAAG GGAGTGGCGCTGGAGGGTCACACTTCAGAAGACGGGACGCTGCAGTTTGATGTGGAAGACGTGATTCTCATGTTCGCCGACTCAGAGGAGaag CAGGAAAGCATAGCGACGGGGGTGAGGGAGAAGACCTGTATCCAGCAGGGAGATCTATCAGATTCAGAATGA
- the LOC112267658 gene encoding bridging integrator 2 isoform X2: MAENKMGQNIGAGAGILAKRVQKSLNRAQEKVMQKLGKNMETKDEQFEQYSQNLLKQQNDGGRLFKEVQAYFRAVKVMHETSKRLSQTLRDVYEPDWQGGEDLSVIMESEDLLWNDYEEKLTDQIVRTMENYTGQFHEVKERLAKRGRKLVDYDSSRHHLEALQNAKKKDDAKITKAEEEFNIAQSVFEEINKEMREELPVLYQSRIGCYVTVFQNISNLRDVFYKEMSVLNHELYSVMKKLETQHSGKAFIIKGLNSTKSKKKKSLLISAPIPCNTAFPSDHTSLQASAAPENSKETVLSSHETHTQSISEEHVSLAGEADEGTHSVLTSETSDFSDELSSNGAATPNRRSACDSDNGVGSDVASEGLNDVPEGGASEEQGPSQSVGKGQVQRSEVTGCEVTISQEALPMSTESDGPHDTEQESAPVSPENGEAPPRPAPRCSFPPSERHSFPPAEASQVEMKVEEGEGASQALQGVALEGHTSEDGTLQFDVEDVILMFADSEEKQESIATGVREKTCIQQGDLSDSE, encoded by the exons ATGGCAGAGAACAAGATGGGGCAAAACATAGGGGCTGGGGCTGGAATTCTTGCCAAACGAGTACAAAAGTCATTGAATCGTGCTCAGGAAAAG GTCATGCAGAAGCTGGGGAAGAACATGGAGACTAAAGATGAACAGTTTGAGCAGTACTCCCAGAACCTTCTCAAACAACAG AATGATGGGGGAAGACTATTCAAAGAAGTCCAAGCGTACTTCCGTGCAGTGAAAG TGATGCATGAGACATCCAAGCGACTGTCCCAGACGTTAAGAGACGTCTACGAACCTGactggcagggaggagaggacctGTCTGTCATCATGGAG AGTGAGGACTTGCTGTGGAATGATTACGAAGAGAAACTAACAGACCAAATAGTCCGCACCATGGAGAATTACACTGGCCAGTTTCATGAAGTCAAG GAACGATTGGCCAAACGCGGTCGGAAGCTAGTAGACTACGATTCCTCACGTCACCACTTGGAGGCGCTGCAGAATGCCAAGAAGAAAGACGATGCCAAAATCACAAAG GCAGAGGAGGAGTTCAACATAGCCCAGAGTGTGTTTGAGGAAATCAAcaaagagatgagggaggagcTTCCTGTTCTCTATCAAAG CCGGATTGGCTGTTACGTGACCGTCTTTCAAAACATTTCCAACCTGAGGGATGTCTTCTATAAGGAAATGAGCGTG CTGAACCATGAGCTTTACAGTGTGATGAAGAAGCTGGAGACTCAGCATTCAGGAAAAGCGTTCATCATCAAGGGCCTCAACAG CACCAAGTCCAAGAAGAAGAAATCCCTGCTCATCTCAGCACCCATCCCCTGTAACACTGCCTTCCCCTCGGACCACACATCCCTCCAAGCATCCGCAGCCCCCGAAAACAGCAAAGAGACTGTCCTGTCCAGCCACGAGACCCACACCCAGAGCATCTCTGAGGAGCACGTTTCCCTCGCAGGAGAGGCAGATGAGGGCACTCACAGTGTCCTCACGTCAGAAACGTCCGACTTCTCAGACGAGCTTAGCTCCAACGGTGCTGCTACGCCCAACAGACGGTCGGCGTGTGACAGCGACAACGGGGTCGGAAGCGACGTTGCGTCAGAGGGTCTGAATGATGTCCCAGAGGGTGGGGCTTCAGAGGAGCAGGGCCCTAGCCAATCCGTCGGAAAAGGGCAAGTTCAAAGGTCAGAGGTGACTGGGTGTGAAGTCACAATCAGTCAGGAGGCTCTTCCAATGTCCACAGAGAGCGACGGCCCACATGACACTGAGCAGGAGAGTGCGCCTGTATCTCCAGAGAATGGGGAAGCCCCACCTCGTCCTGCTCCACGCTGCTCCTTCCCCCCCTCTGAGAGGCACTCCTTCCCTCCTGCGGAGGCCAGCCAGGTGGAGatgaaggtggaggagggagaaggggcttCCCAGGCCCTGCAG GGAGTGGCGCTGGAGGGTCACACTTCAGAAGACGGGACGCTGCAGTTTGATGTGGAAGACGTGATTCTCATGTTCGCCGACTCAGAGGAGaag CAGGAAAGCATAGCGACGGGGGTGAGGGAGAAGACCTGTATCCAGCAGGGAGATCTATCAGATTCAGAATGA